In a single window of the Anaerotruncus rubiinfantis genome:
- the iolC gene encoding 5-dehydro-2-deoxygluconokinase, translating to MIQFDSTKPRDVVAFGRATVDLYANGFGPIEEIATFSKFVGGSPANTAVAMANLGLRTGYIGKVSDDGLGRFVIRYLEGKGIDISHIAFAAPGVRSGLTIGEFIAPRKSNYYVYRNDCADLQIDCAQLDEKYIASHKMILISGTSLSHSPAREAVFLAMEFARRNGTKIALDLDYREGTWDSVQEASIYYMMACEKADMVLGTREEFDVMEYCYMPDSHDNRASANRLLKAGVSIVSIKKGKKGSDVYTSDGQVYEGSTYPAKIENTFGAGDSYSGAFNYCMIHGISVPEALKYAAASSSITISGQSCSEAMPNLVQVEEYMRTHEYGAQD from the coding sequence ATGATCCAGTTTGACAGCACAAAACCGCGCGATGTCGTTGCCTTTGGACGCGCGACGGTGGATTTATACGCAAACGGCTTTGGGCCAATTGAAGAGATCGCGACCTTCTCCAAATTTGTCGGCGGATCTCCTGCAAACACGGCGGTCGCAATGGCAAATCTCGGCCTCAGGACCGGTTATATCGGCAAGGTTTCGGACGATGGCCTCGGCCGGTTTGTCATCCGATATCTAGAAGGCAAGGGAATTGACATTTCCCACATCGCGTTCGCCGCGCCAGGTGTGCGTTCCGGACTGACAATCGGGGAATTTATCGCACCGCGTAAAAGCAACTATTATGTTTACCGCAACGACTGCGCGGATTTGCAGATCGACTGCGCGCAGCTTGACGAGAAGTACATTGCTTCCCACAAAATGATCCTGATTTCCGGCACCTCGCTTTCTCATTCTCCGGCACGTGAAGCAGTTTTCCTCGCCATGGAGTTCGCGCGCAGGAACGGTACAAAAATTGCACTCGACCTTGACTACCGTGAGGGAACCTGGGATAGTGTGCAGGAGGCGAGCATCTATTATATGATGGCCTGTGAAAAGGCCGATATGGTGCTTGGCACCCGAGAGGAATTCGATGTGATGGAATACTGTTATATGCCGGACAGCCATGACAACCGTGCTTCGGCCAACCGTCTGCTGAAAGCGGGCGTTTCGATCGTCTCGATTAAGAAAGGGAAAAAAGGTTCGGACGTTTATACGTCGGATGGACAGGTATATGAAGGAAGCACCTATCCCGCCAAAATCGAAAACACCTTTGGCGCGGGCGATTCTTATTCCGGGGCCTTCAACTATTGCATGATCCACGGGATTTCGGTTCCGGAAGCACTCAAATACGCGGCGGCTTCCTCTTCGATCACCATTTCCGGACAGAGCTGTTCGGAAGCGATGCCAAATCTCGTACAGGTCGAAGAATATATGCGCACCCATGAATATGGCGCGCAGGATTGA